The bacterium genome includes the window TCCCGCTGGGAACTTTTGTCGGGAATGCGCCGCCATGGACAAAAAGTTTCAGTCGCCGGTAATCCAGTAAATTGATCGGATCATACAAAGTCTTTACAAGGTACGATGTCTCACCAGTACCTAACTGATTGATTTTGATCCGAAGCGATTGTTCCTTTTGTCGTACATCACTTACCGGATCGATAGTGCCAGCAACGCCGGGGGGAGGTATGTACCCCGAAACATCACCTGTTGAATTCTCGTCGGTATTGTAAACGTCAGCTTCCAAAGCATATTGCGTTGTGCGTTGTTGCGACAATGGCCCCGGTTCCCGCCACTCGTTACCAACAATATTGACTTCCGCAATCCGAAGCTTTACTTCTGAAGTAAAATTTGCCAACCCGATTCGGAAGTATTGAATATTCTGTAAGTCAGGGCTGTTCACACGAATCGTATCCGCAATCGGTATTCGATATAGATACCACCCTTTATTGTCGGGATCGTTGGGATCGCGGCTGCCACCAGCGATGTAAGGTGAATTCAAGTCGCCAAGCTCGATTGTGACCCGGTAAAAGTCATTTTGTTTATCCGAGTTCCCATTCCCATCCAAGTCTTCTGTATTGGGGTATCTACCCCCCTCATCGGTGCGATTATTTTCGGTTCCGTTGATTCGATCGTAGGTGTTATACTCTGAGGAGTTATAATAATAATCGTCAAACGAGCGTGGTTCGATGACATGACGGAACTGGCCATCGATAAGTACTGTTGCGGTATCGGGAGTATTTACTGGTGAGCTGCCTGTACGATTATGATTAATGTCCCACCAGTCCGATGGATCGACACCGGCAATTCCATCGATACCAGTGTCTTCATCGCTTTGCAAGATCCCATCGCCTAATCGTTCGCCAATACGAGCGTCTTCTGTATTAGGGTTGACATCAGCGTCTGGAATGGTGTTTTCGCTGATCCGGCCAAAATCGAGGAATAAGGAACCCTTCGCATTAAAGTCATTCTTTAACCAGATTTCGACGTACTTCGCTTCCTGTTGGTTGCTATACCCACTGCCAAGGAAACGGGTAATCGCACCCCACGAGTTTTTCCGGGAGGCTACTGTGTCTTCAGCTCCCGTTCGTGACGTTTTCGGATCGTAATCAATAACCAATGTCTGTGTGGTATTTGCAACGTTGCTGTTGACGTCCCGATCCGGCCAAATATTCTTTATCGGTTCTTGATAGTACGGGTTGTACCATCGGAATACCCGCGCCGGGAAAACAGCTAACGTATCGCCGGGTACGCGAAGTGCATCGGGGAGGGGGTATGCCGATAAACTCCAACTACGCCATGTAATCGGGAGGGGGGTCGTGCGTTTAGCTGACTCAAAATCATCGACATACGCGACGCCATTTTTATCGCCGGTCGCGTCGTTACTCATGGTGTTGGGATTGGGAAAGACCTGTGCGATTTCCCCTTCAATTGTAATCTTTGAAGGTTCTTCGGTGGCAACTAACGGCAAGGCATCCATTGCCCAAGTCATAAAAGCCGGCTTGAATTGGAGGCGGGTATTGATATCCCAGATTCGGTTCGATAGCGGTTCATTTCCTAACCGTACCCGTTTGTCAAGTGGTTTCTCATTGAGTGACAAAAACGTGAAACCGATGAACGAATCCTCCCAGAGTGCATACTCTGCCCGGATACCTAACAATGTTTTGCGGTCGAGTTGGAAAATCTCACCCGATTCGTAGGTGACTTCCAGATTTCGTCCCGCCGCTAACGCGCTCTGATCAAGAACTGTCAATGTTCCTGAGAAATAATCGATTGTGTAGTCACTGCCGCGATTTAATACCCGACCATCGGATGTTACCTCTTCCGAGTTCTCAAGGACTGCAACCCCAAGGTTCAATACATTCGTGCGAGAGCGAACTTTCGCATGAATATAGTACTGTGAACCGACACCCGGATTCAGATTATTGTATATCGCACGGAGGTACGTCGAGGTATCTAAAACGCTCTCTTGCAACGCGCCATCGAAAAACCAGTCTGGCCAACGAAACGTATCAGTTGGCAGAATGTTTCGCGGTGCAAAGGGATGAAGCGCGGGGAATCGAATAAAACCATTGGAAAAATCAACATACTCCGCATCGATTTTACCATCGCCGGTACTAACTAAAGAGCTGTTGGAGTTGTCGATCCGGTCGATTCCAAGAACGTTCGTGTAAAATTGTCCATTTTGTGTTTGTTGTGGCGGTTCTGTATTGGACTTATAAATTGTTGCTTCGAAACTCTCTTTTGAGATA containing:
- the sprA gene encoding cell surface protein SprA, producing TFSGQNKGLFGLKGIAKVGPLKLTTIASLEKGKKNKLKANSGEQEREVRIQDIDFVKDQIFVIDTVCLDRARRVGSGGVSSGLGFIITDNIVYVTPVTGMTSTDVPIRGFAMAEPPPVALFDSAQFAVDNVDNFSNNFIPLPKSEYRLDENTGILTLNRQLSAGQTMGIVYCTSLGDTIGSFTPISGVGNSKYLLLKLLRGSQNQASSKTWNLMLRNYYSLQGQNISKESFEATIYKSNTEPPQQTQNGQFYTNVLGIDRIDNSNSSLVSTGDGKIDAEYVDFSNGFIRFPALHPFAPRNILPTDTFRWPDWFFDGALQESVLDTSTYLRAIYNNLNPGVGSQYYIHAKVRSRTNVLNLGVAVLENSEEVTSDGRVLNRGSDYTIDYFSGTLTVLDQSALAAGRNLEVTYESGEIFQLDRKTLLGIRAEYALWEDSFIGFTFLSLNEKPLDKRVRLGNEPLSNRIWDINTRLQFKPAFMTWAMDALPLVATEEPSKITIEGEIAQVFPNPNTMSNDATGDKNGVAYVDDFESAKRTTPLPITWRSWSLSAYPLPDALRVPGDTLAVFPARVFRWYNPYYQEPIKNIWPDRDVNSNVANTTQTLVIDYDPKTSRTGAEDTVASRKNSWGAITRFLGSGYSNQQEAKYVEIWLKNDFNAKGSLFLDFGRISENTIPDADVNPNTEDARIGERLGDGILQSDEDTGIDGIAGVDPSDWWDINHNRTGSSPVNTPDTATVLIDGQFRHVIEPRSFDDYYYNSSEYNTYDRINGTENNRTDEGGRYPNTEDLDGNGNSDKQNDFYRVTIELGDLNSPYIAGGSRDPNDPDNKGWYLYRIPIADTIRVNSPDLQNIQYFRIGLANFTSEVKLRIAEVNIVGNEWREPGPLSQQRTTQYALEADVYNTDENSTGDVSGYIPPPGVAGTIDPVSDVRQKEQSLRIKINQLGTGETSYLVKTLYDPINLLDYRRLKLFVHGGAFPTKVPSG